The Canis lupus familiaris isolate Mischka breed German Shepherd chromosome X, alternate assembly UU_Cfam_GSD_1.0, whole genome shotgun sequence genome has a segment encoding these proteins:
- the CNGA2 gene encoding cyclic nucleotide-gated olfactory channel: protein MTEKSNGVKSSPANNHNHHAPPAIKANGKDDPRTSSRPQSAADDDTSSELQRLAEMDAPQRGRGGFHRIVRLVGVIREWANKNFREEEARPDSFLERFRGPELQTVTTQQGDGKGDKDGEGKGTKKKFELFVLDPAGDWYYRWLFVIAMPVLYNWCLLVARACFSDLQKGYYLVWLVLDYFSDVVYITDLFIRLRTGFLEQGLLVKDSKKLRDNYIHTLQFKLDVASIIPTDLIYFAVGIHRPELRFNRLLHFARMFEFFDRTETRTSYPNIFRISNLVLYILVIIHWNACIYYAISKSIGFGVDTWVYPNITDPEYGYLAREYIYCLYWSTLTLTTIGETPPPVKDEEYLFVIFDFLIGVLIFATIVGNVGSMISNMNATRAEFQAKIDAVKHYMQFRKVSKEMEAKVIKWFDYLWTNKKSVDEREVLKNLPAKLRAEIAINVHLSTLKKVRIFQDCEAGLLVELVLKLRPQVFSPGDYICRKGDIGKEMYIIKEGKLAVVADDGVTQYALLSAGSCFGEISILNIKGSKMGNRRTANIRSLGYSDLFCLSKDDLMEAVTEYPDAKKVLEERGREILMKEGLLDETEVAASMDIDVQEKLEQLETNMETLYTRFGRLLAEYTGAQQKLKQRITVLETKMKQNNEDDYLSDGITSPEPAVADKP, encoded by the exons ATGACAGAAAAATCCAATGGTGTGAAGAGTTCCCCAGCCAATAACCACAACCACCATGCACCTCCTGCAATCAAGGCCAATGGCAAAGATGACCCCAGGACCAGCAGCAG GCCACAGTCTGCCGCTGATGATGACACCTCCTCAGAACTTCAGAGGCTGGCGGAGATGGATGCCCCCCAGCGGGGAAGGGGTGGCTTCCACAG GATTGTCCGCCTGGTGGGGGTCATCAGAGAGTGGGCCAACAAGAATTTCCGTGAGGAGGAAGCTCGACCTGACTCGTTCCTGGAGCGTTTCCGTGGGCCCGAGCTCCAGACTGTGACAACGCAGCAAGGGGATGGCAAAGGCGACAAGGACGGCGAGGGCAAGGGCACCAA AAAGAAATTTGAACTATTTGTCTTGGATCCAGCTGGGGACTGGTACTACCGCTGGCTATTTGTCATTGCCATGCCTGTTCTCTACAACTGGTGCCTGCTGGTGGCCAG agcctgcttcagTGACCTACAGAAAGGCTACTACCTAGTGTGGCTGGTGCTGGACTACTTCTCAGATGTGGTGTATATCACGGACCTCTTCATTCGATTGCGCACAG GTTTTTTGGAGCAGGGCCTGCTGGTCAAAGATTCTAAGAAGTTGCGGGACAACTATATCCACACACTGCAGTTCAAGCTGGACGTGGCTTCTATTATTCCCACAGACTTGATCTATTTTGCTGTGGGCATCCACAGACCTGAGCTGCGCTTCAACCGCCTGCTACACTTTGCCCGCATGTTTGAATTCTTTGATCGCACTGAGACACGCACCAGCTACCCTAACATATTCCGAATCAGCAACCTGGTCCTCTACATCTTGGTCATCATCCACTGGAATGCCTGCATCTACTATGCCATCTCCAAGTCCATTGGCTTTGGCGTTGACACCTGGGTTTATCCCAACATCACTGACCCTGAGTATGGCTACCTGGCTAGAGAATACATCTACTGCCTTTACTGGTCTACGCTGACACTCACCACCATTGGAGAGACACCACCCCCTGTAAAGGATGAGGAGTACTTATTTGTCATCTTTGACTTCCTGATTGGTGTCCTCATCTTTGCCACCATTGTGGGAAACGTGGGCTCCATGATCTCCAACATGAATGCCACTCGGGCTGAATTCCAGGCCAAGATTGATGCTGTCAAACATTACATGCAGTTCCGAAAGGTCAGTAAGGAGATGGAAGCCAAGGTAATTAAGTGGTTTGACTACTTGTGGACCAATAAGAAGAGTGTGGATGAGCGGGAAGTTCTCAAGAACTTGCCAGCCAAGCTGAGGGCTGAGATAGCCATCAATGTCCATCTGTCCACACTCAAAAAAGTGCGCATCTTCCAGGATTGTGAGGCTGGCCTGCTGGTGGAGCTAGTATTGAAGCTTCGTCCTCAGGTCTTCAGTCCTGGTGATTACATTTGCCGCAAGGGGGATATTGGCAAGGAGATGTACATAATCAAGGAGGGCAAATTGGCAGTGGTGGCTGATGATGGTGTTACTCAATATGCCCTGCTTTCGGCTGGGAGTTGCTTTGGAGAGATCAGTATCCTTAACATTAAGGGCAGCAAAATGGGCAATCGACGCACAGCCAACATCCGTAGCCTTGGTTACTCAGATCTCTTTTGCTTGTCCAAGGATGATCTTATGGAAGCCGTGACTGAGTACCCTGATGCCAAGAAGGTCTTGGAGGAGAGGGGCCGGGAGATCCTGATGAAGGAGGGGTTGCTGGATGAGACTGAGGTGGCAGCCAGCATGGACATAGATGTGCAAGAGAAGCTAGAGCAGCTGGAGACCAACATGGAGACCTTGTACACTCGCTTTGGCCGCTTGCTGGCTGAATACACGGGAGCCCAGCAAAAGCTCAAGCAGCGCATTACGGTTCTGGAAACCAAGATGAAGCAGAACAATGAGGATGATTACCTGTCAGATGGGATTACCAGCCCCGAGCCAGCTGTTGCTGATAAGCCATGA